The following proteins are co-located in the Manihot esculenta cultivar AM560-2 chromosome 9, M.esculenta_v8, whole genome shotgun sequence genome:
- the LOC122724527 gene encoding pentatricopeptide repeat-containing protein At1g63330-like isoform X1 yields MMMKMPWRRKSRSFHLQLQGAIGTIQSPFLFLFTNYCHSSISTLEDARFLTNNFKSAAFTRLDDAIASFNNVIHMNPLPSRVHFNRFLSALVKMKQYHTVLSMSKTIELVGISYDVCSLNILINCFCRLHLVDFGFSVFGKMFKFGLEPTTVTFTTLINGLCMESKIDKAVEFFDDMVARGYQPNVYTYNVMVNGMCKFGKTNVAIGLLKGMADRGCEADVVTYSAIIDALCKDELVGEALELFSQMRNKGISPDVITYTGLIHGVCKLGQKNQALALMNEMVEKNILPNVYTFSVLINALCKDGMVSEAQNTFNVMIQRGVEPNVVTYTSLIDGLCISGQFKEALALLKEMVGRNISPNVFTFNILIDTLCKKGLVSNAENIIKIMIQRGVEPDVVTYNSLMDGYCLCKQIDKARKVFDLMVTNEIADIISYSILINGYCKCKMIDDAKDIFVEMSHKGLVPNAVTYSTLIKGMFQAGRPQTAQELFKNMCSHGQQPNIVTFSIMINGLCRQGNLNEALTLLKEMEESQLKPDLVTYCILINGMCKAGKINDAKELFSSLFENGLQPNVHIYSAIMKGLCQQGLMDEAYKVFKDMEKGGCLPNNFSYNIIIQGFLRHEDLPKASELINEMVDKGFSADDATTELVAHLSQNNDLILSKLRNRSEASKAVQ; encoded by the coding sequence atgatgatgaagatgccttggaggaggaagagcaggagcttccatcttcagctacAAGGAGCAATCGGTACCATTCAATCTCCCTTCCTATTCTTATTTACCAATTATTGCCATTCTTCTATTTCCACGCTTGAAGATGCACGCTTCTTGacaaataacttcaaatctgcTGCTTTTACCCGCCTTGATGATGCCATTGCTTCCTTTAATAATGTAATTCATATGAATCCTCTGCCTTCTAGGGTTCATTTTAATAGATTCTTATCTGCCCTTGTGAAAATGAAACAATATCACACTGTCCTTTCCATGTCCAAAACAATTGAATTGGTAGGAATCTCTTACGATGTTTGTTCTCTTAAcatcttaattaattgcttCTGCCGTTTACATCTTGTGGATTTTGGCTTCTCTGTTTTCGGGAAGATGTTCAAATTCGGATTGGAGCCTACCACTGTGACATTTACTACCTTAATTAATGGGCTATGTATGGAGAGTAAAATCGATAAAGCAGTGGAATTTTTCGATGATATGGTTGCACGTGGTTATCAACCTAATGTTTATACTTACAATGTGATGGTAAACGGAATGTGTAAATTTGGGAAAACAAACGTGGCTATTGGGCTGCTAAAGGGAATGGCTGATAGAGGTTGTGAGGCAGATGTTGTGACATACAGTGCAATCATTGACGCCCTTtgcaaagatgagctagttggtGAGGCTTTAGAGCTCTTCTCTCAAATGAGGAATAAGGGCATTTCACCTGATGTCATCACTTACACTGGTTTAATTCATGGTGTTTGCAAATTAGGCCAAAAGAACCAAGCATTGGCCTTGATGAATGAAATGGTGGAGAAAAACATATTACCAAATGTTTATACCTTCAGTGTATTGATTAATGCTCTTTGTAAGGATGGAATGGTTTCAGAGGCTCAAAATACATTCAAtgtaatgattcaaagaggtgtggAGCCTAATGTGGTCACCTACACTTCCTTAATTGATGGTCTTTGCATTTCAGGCCAATTCAAGGAAGCTTTGGCCTTGTTGAAAGAAATGGTGGGGAGGAACATATCCCCTAATGTTTTTACCTTCAATATATTGATCGACACTCTTTGTAAGAAAGGACTGGTTTCAAATGCAgagaatataatcaaaataatgattcaaagaggtgtggAACCTGATGTTGTCACTTATAATTCATTGATGGATGGATATTGTCTGTGCAAGCAAATTGATAAGGCTAGAAAGGTATTTGATCTGATGGTGACCAATGAAATAGCTGACATTATTAGCTACAGCATTTTGATCAATGGATATTGTAAGTGCAAAATGATAGATGATGCAAAGGATATTTTTGTTGAAATGTCTCATAAAGGTTTAGTTCCTAATGCTGTTACTTATTCTACTCTTATAAAGGGTATGTTTCAAGCAGGGAGGCCCCAAACTGCACAGGAGCTCTTTAAGAATATGTGCTCTCATGGTCAACAGCCAAATATAGTAACCTTCTCAATTATGATTAATGGCTTGTGTAGACAGGGGAATCTCAATGAAGCACTCACCCTATTGAAAGAAATGGAGGAAAGTCAGTTGAAGCCTGATCTTGTGACCTATTGCATTCTGATCAATGGTATGTGCAAAGCTGGCAAGATTAATGATGCCAAGGAACTGTTTTCTAGTCTTTTTGAAAATGGTTTACAACCTAATGTTCATATATATAGTGCAATTATGAAAGGACTCTGCCAACAAGGATTAATGGATGAAGCGTATAAGGTATTTAAAGACATGGAAAAGGGAGGATGTTTACCgaataatttttcttataatatcaTCATTCAAGGGTTTCTCAGGCATGAGGATTTACCAAAAGCATCAGAACTAATCAACGAAATGGTTGATAAGGGGTTCTCTGCTGATGATGCTACCACAGAATTGGTAGCACATTTGTCGCAGAATAATGATCTCATTCTAAGCAAACTACGAAATCGTTCTGAGGCTTCTAAAGCTGTGCAATGA
- the LOC110607264 gene encoding putative pentatricopeptide repeat-containing protein At1g12700, mitochondrial, with protein MLVEVFVTASVGNGLLEKVGLAGYILRVRPIKKLNLTNSKRLCSHVSFKRYQVPAENLKFLALQELIKQSQDSDLDSKINGQFQSPFLFLFTNYCHSSTSTHEDARFLTNNFKSASFTRLHDAIASFNHVIHMNPLPSRVHFNRFLSALVKMKQYHTVLSMSKTIELLGMSHNLYSLSILINCFCHLHLVDFGFSVFGKMLKLGLEPDVVTFTTLINGLCIESKIDKAVEFFDDMVARGYQPDVYTYNTIINGNCKFGKTNVAIGLLKGMADRGCDPDVVTYGAIIDGLCKDELVGEALELFSQMRNKGISPNVITYTSLIHGVCKLGQKNQALALMNEMVEQNILPNVYTFNVLIDALCKDGMVSEAENTFNVMIQRGVEPDVITYNSLMDGYCLCKQIDKARKVFDLMVTNEIANIFSYTILINGYCKCKMIDDAKELFDEMSHKGLVPNVVTYSTLIEGMFQAGRPQTAQDLFKNMCSHGQQPNIVTFSIMINGLCRQGNLDEALTLLKEMEESQLKPDLVTYCILINGMCKVGKINDAKELFSSLFEISLQPDVYVYNAIMKGLCQQGLMDEAYKVFRDMEKGGCLPNNCCYNIIIQGFLKHEYLPKASELINEMVDKGFSADAATTELVVHLSLNNDLILSKLRNRSEASKGVQ; from the exons aTGCTTGTGGAAG TTTTTGTGACTGCATCCGTGGGAAATGGTTTGTTAGAGAAGGTGGGGCTGGCAGGATACATATTGAGAG TTCGACCGATTAAAAAGCTAAATCTTACAAATTCAAAGAGGCTATGTAGCCATGTGTCGTTCAAGAGATATCAAGTTCCAGCGGAAAATCTGAAGTTTCTGGCATTACAAGAATTGATTAAACAATCTCAGGATAGCGATCTCGATTCCAAAATTAATGGCCAATT tcaatctccattcctattcttatttaccaattattgccattcttctacttccacacatgaagatgcacgcttcttgacaaataacttcaaatctgcTTCTTTTACCCGCCTTCATGATGCCATTGCTTCCTTTAATCATGTAATTCATATGAATCCTCTGCCTTCTAGGGTTCATTTTAATAGATTCTTATCTGCCCTTGTGAAAATGAAACAATATCACACTGTCCTTTCCATGTCCAAAACAATTGAATTGCTAGGAATGTCACACAATCTTTATTCTCTTAGcatcttaattaattgcttCTGCCATTTACACCTTGTGGATTTTGGCTTCTCTGTTTTTGGTAAGATGCTCAAACTGGGATTGGAGCCTGACGTTGTGACATTTACTACcttaattaatgggctttgTATAGAGAGTAAAATCGACAAAGCAGTGGAATTTTTCGATGATATGGTTGCACGTGGTTATCAACCTGATGTTTATACTTACAATACGATAATAAACGGAAACTGTAAATTTGGGAAAACAAACGTAGCTATTGGGCTGCTAAAGGGAATGGCTGATAGAGGTTGTGACCCAGATGTTGTGACATACGGAGCAATCATTGACGGCCTTTGCAAGGATGAGCTAGTTGGTGAGGCTTTAGAGCTCTTCTCTCAAATGAGGAATAAGGGCATTTCACCTAATGTCATCACTTACACTAGTTTAATTCATGGTGTTTGCAAATTAGGCCAAAAGAACCAAGCTTTGGCCTTGATGAATGAAATGGTGGAGCAGAACATATTACCAAATGTTTATACCTTCAATGTATTGATTGATGCTCTTTGTAAGGATGGAATGGTTTCAGAGGCTGAAAATACATTCAAtgtaatgattcaaagaggtgtagAGCCTGATGTGATCAC TTATAATTCATTGATGGATGGATATTGTCTGTGCAAGCAAATTGATAAGGCTAGAAAGGTATTTGATCTGATGGTGACCAATGAAATAGCTAACATTTTTAGCTACACCATTTTGATCAATGGATATTGTAAGTGCAAAATGATAGATGATGCAAAGGAACTTTTTGATGAAATGTCTCATAAAGGTTTAGTTCCTAATGTTGTTACTTATTCTACTCTTATAGAGGGTATGTTTCAAGCAGGGAGGCCCCAAACTGCACAGGATCTCTTTAAGAATATGTGCTCTCATGGTCAACAGCCAAATATAGTAACCTTCTCAATTATGATTAATGGCTTGTGTAGACAGGGGAATCTGGATGAAGCACTCACCCTATTGAAAGAAATGGAGGAAAGTCAGTTGAAGCCTGATCTTGTGACCTATTGCATTCTGATCAATGGTATGTGCAAAGTTGGGAAGATTAATGATGCCAAGGAACTTTTTTCTAGTCTTTTCGAAATTAGTTTACAAcctgatgtttatgtatataatgCAATTATGAAAGGACTCTGCCAGCAAGGATTAATGGACGAAGCGTATAAGGTATTTAGAGACATGGAAAAGGGAGGATGTTTACCGAATAATTGTTGTTATAATATCATCATTCAAGGGTTTCTCAAGCATGAGTATTTACCAAAAGCATCAGAACTAATCAACGAAATGGTTGATAAGGGGTTCTCAGCTGATGCTGCTACCACAGAATTGGTAGTACATTTATCGCTGAATAATGATCTCATTCTAAGCAAGCTACGAAATCGTTCTGAGGCTTCTAAAGGGGTGCAATGA
- the LOC122724527 gene encoding putative pentatricopeptide repeat-containing protein At1g12700, mitochondrial isoform X2, with protein sequence MMMKMPWRRKSRSFHLQLQGAIGTIQSPFLFLFTNYCHSSISTLEDARFLTNNFKSAAFTRLDDAIASFNNVIHMNPLPSRVHFNRFLSALVKMKQYHTVLSMSKTIELVGISYDVCSLNILINCFCRLHLVDFGFSVFGKMFKFGLEPTTVTFTTLINGLCMESKIDKAVEFFDDMVARGYQPNVYTYNVMVNGMCKFGKTNVAIGLLKGMADRGCEADVVTYSAIIDALCKDELVGEALELFSQMRNKGISPDVITYTGLIHGVCKLGQKNQALALMNEMVEKNILPNVYTFSVLINALCKDGMVSEAQNTFNVMIQRGVEPNVVTYTSLIDGLCISGQFKEALALLKEMVGRNISPNVFTFNILIDTLCKKGLVSNAENIIKIMIQRGVEPDVVTYNSLMDGYCLCKQIDKARKVFDLMVTNEIADIISYSILINGYCKCKMIDDAKDIFVEMSHKGLVPNAVTYSTLIKGMFQAGRPQTAQELFKNMCSHGQQPNIVTFSIMINGLCRQGNLNEALTLLKEMEESQLKPDLVTYCILINVQL encoded by the exons atgatgatgaagatgccttggaggaggaagagcaggagcttccatcttcagctacAAGGAGCAATCGGTACCATTCAATCTCCCTTCCTATTCTTATTTACCAATTATTGCCATTCTTCTATTTCCACGCTTGAAGATGCACGCTTCTTGacaaataacttcaaatctgcTGCTTTTACCCGCCTTGATGATGCCATTGCTTCCTTTAATAATGTAATTCATATGAATCCTCTGCCTTCTAGGGTTCATTTTAATAGATTCTTATCTGCCCTTGTGAAAATGAAACAATATCACACTGTCCTTTCCATGTCCAAAACAATTGAATTGGTAGGAATCTCTTACGATGTTTGTTCTCTTAAcatcttaattaattgcttCTGCCGTTTACATCTTGTGGATTTTGGCTTCTCTGTTTTCGGGAAGATGTTCAAATTCGGATTGGAGCCTACCACTGTGACATTTACTACCTTAATTAATGGGCTATGTATGGAGAGTAAAATCGATAAAGCAGTGGAATTTTTCGATGATATGGTTGCACGTGGTTATCAACCTAATGTTTATACTTACAATGTGATGGTAAACGGAATGTGTAAATTTGGGAAAACAAACGTGGCTATTGGGCTGCTAAAGGGAATGGCTGATAGAGGTTGTGAGGCAGATGTTGTGACATACAGTGCAATCATTGACGCCCTTtgcaaagatgagctagttggtGAGGCTTTAGAGCTCTTCTCTCAAATGAGGAATAAGGGCATTTCACCTGATGTCATCACTTACACTGGTTTAATTCATGGTGTTTGCAAATTAGGCCAAAAGAACCAAGCATTGGCCTTGATGAATGAAATGGTGGAGAAAAACATATTACCAAATGTTTATACCTTCAGTGTATTGATTAATGCTCTTTGTAAGGATGGAATGGTTTCAGAGGCTCAAAATACATTCAAtgtaatgattcaaagaggtgtggAGCCTAATGTGGTCACCTACACTTCCTTAATTGATGGTCTTTGCATTTCAGGCCAATTCAAGGAAGCTTTGGCCTTGTTGAAAGAAATGGTGGGGAGGAACATATCCCCTAATGTTTTTACCTTCAATATATTGATCGACACTCTTTGTAAGAAAGGACTGGTTTCAAATGCAgagaatataatcaaaataatgattcaaagaggtgtggAACCTGATGTTGTCACTTATAATTCATTGATGGATGGATATTGTCTGTGCAAGCAAATTGATAAGGCTAGAAAGGTATTTGATCTGATGGTGACCAATGAAATAGCTGACATTATTAGCTACAGCATTTTGATCAATGGATATTGTAAGTGCAAAATGATAGATGATGCAAAGGATATTTTTGTTGAAATGTCTCATAAAGGTTTAGTTCCTAATGCTGTTACTTATTCTACTCTTATAAAGGGTATGTTTCAAGCAGGGAGGCCCCAAACTGCACAGGAGCTCTTTAAGAATATGTGCTCTCATGGTCAACAGCCAAATATAGTAACCTTCTCAATTATGATTAATGGCTTGTGTAGACAGGGGAATCTCAATGAAGCACTCACCCTATTGAAAGAAATGGAGGAAAGTCAGTTGAAGCCTGATCTTGTGACCTATTGCATTCTGATCAATG TGCAATTATGA